The window AAGAAATACTAAAAGGAGAGGTTTCGATGGGGGTTGGTTGTGTTTCCTGGATGGACAACTCGACAATCTCTGGTTCTGGCTCAAAAACCGCTGAAGAGATACTTTCAACATCAGTTTCGATTGGGGTCTGTTGCGTTTCCTCACTCCAAGGATCTGAAATTTCTTGTCCTAGTTCAAAATTTGCTGAAGAAGTACTAACAGAAGGAATTTCTAGGGGAGTGGGTTGTATTTCCGGAGTCAATGGCGCTACGACCTCTTGTTCTAGAGGCTCATCCCCTTGTAAATTATTAACAAAAGAGGTTTCTACGGATTGGATTTCCGGAATAATCGGCTCTACAACAGGTAGATCTAAATTATCTTCTGAATCAATCAGAGTATTTTCTGTAGATTTTTCTAAGGGTTGATTTTCATCGTTTTCTTTTAATGAATCAATTGTATCTTGTAGTTGAGCCTGGTATACTTCTTCTAATTCATCAATTTTTTGGATTCTCTGAGTTTGGTTATTTTCTGGCAAAGAGTTAATTGTTGCCTGTAGACGAGCCTCAAACCGTTGCTTTAATTCGTCAGTAGCCTGTTTTAACTGCACCTGATAGTTGACTTGCATAGACTCGATGATTTCTAGAATTCGAGACTCATGCCTATCTTCTAATTCTTCAAATCTTTTGCGAAACCGTTGTTTCTGCTTTTCAATTTTTTCTTGCAGGAACCAGTAGGTTAAGCCGACTCCGACTAATGCCAGAATTGACAGTATTAGAGATGCTTCCATAAATAGCTCCTGAGTATAGCGATTCTTAAGTGATATATATCTTACGACATGCGATCGCTTTGACTCAAAATTTTGTATTTCCCAACTGACTTCATCAATCAGTTGAATCAGATTAGACTGGAGTTGTGACAAGATAAACTCAGGACTAGACTTCCCATCAACGAGTTTTCATCTTCCATCGCTGTCCATCGAGTTTCGCTTCTAATTCCTCTTTAATACGATTGAGAATCGAGGTTTCATCTAGGGAGGAGAGAATGCGACTTACCACGGCTTTTGGCCCATCTGGCCCCCAAGATGCCCCGTTTGCCAAATAAGTCTTAGTCACTTGTCCGATCGCATACGAAGAAACACCAGCAACCCCGGCTTGAGTTAGTGCCACCGAAACATAAGGTGCTAAGGAAATTCCCCCCGTTGCCGGTGCTGAAAGACCGAGTAAACTTTTGAGAGAACCGAGTCCTAGACTCACCAATAGTTCGCTAGCCCCAATCCCTCCCATGCCAAGCGCAATTTTTTGCAATAATCCTAAAGCTCCCTGCTGAGTCATGGAAATGCCGTACAGGCGAGATAAGGTTAAAATCATCACCACATCAACAATGGTGGCAGTGAGGACATCTACAACCGTTAAGGGGTTAAGTGCGATCGCAACGGCCTTGGTTATCGTTGCTTTCCAGATAATCTGATTGGCACTCTCCTCCCGAATCGCCATTTTCCGATTAACCACCCGTTCATTAACCTCATCGGCATAAAGCATCGAGTTGAGGGCTACCAGCGATTTACCTTCCCGGTGCAAAATCTCCAGAATTTTCAGCTTCAACTCATCGACTTGCGGTTTTCCCGGACGCCGTTGCACGTTCATACTACCATCGGTACGTCGCACCGCTTGAGCAACCAAGGGGGACGCGGCAACCATGACAATTTCTTCAGGGGAGAGCAATTGCTTCACTCGCTCATCCCGAATTTTGCGATAAATTTCCTGTCGATCCGCTTCGGGATATTGGTCAATTTTGTTAAACACCAGCAACATCGGTTTGCCAACATTCCGCAGTTGGGAGAGGGCGTCAAATTCCACCTTCGTCATGTCACCGGCGATCATAAAGAGAATCAAGTCTACCTGTCTAGCAACCTGATGCGCCAACGCTTCACGGGTTTCACCGTCTACTTCGTCAATTCCTGGCGTGTCAATTAGCTGAACTTGGGAATTACCGATACTACTTGGTAAGGCAACTCGCAGAATGTCTTGACCATTATCCCCCACCGCTTCCTGACTCAATTGCCAGTTCGCCGTATGACTGCTGCGGGTAACGCCATGCAAAGCCCCTGTCTCAAATACGGGTGTACCCAATAAGGCATTGAGTACAGATGATTTCCCCCGTCCCACCATGCCAAAGGCGGCAATCTGGATGCATGAATCCTCTAATTTGTCAAGCCATGTAGTTAAGCCCTCAAGTTCTAACTCTAAACCCGCTTGTTCTCGTGGGGTCAAGTCGAGATGACTCACAATATCTCGAAGTGCGTCTTGTGCTTGTTTGTAGTTGAGTTCTTCCTGAATTTCTTCAAAGCTGGCGATCGCACTGTCGAATTCGTCGGTATCCATGGTATGTGAAGAATCAGGTTCAGGCATCGAGTGGCTCAAAATCAAACCTCTGACAACGAGTCGCAAGGAGTAGCTAAACCGTTGCAACTACTAGTGACGGCTAATTCTATGCTAAAGGTTGAATTTCTAGCCTGCTCCACAAACTCTATCAATTTATTCATTTTGTGGATAGATATCTTTCCTGTCTTTGCGACCTCTAAAACTCAGCCCACTCCATAAAAAATCCCCCACCCGAAGGTAGGGGACTTAATTTAATTACCTACAAAGCTAAGATTCAGCCAACTTCATCAGCCAAACTTACCAGCCGTCGAGGCAATCACAAACGCTGCGTAGGTGAGGATATAGCCAACCGTGAAGTGAGCTAAACCAACCACACGACCTTGAACGATAGACAGAGCAACGGGCTTGTCCTTCCAGCGAATCAAGTTCGCCAGAGGAGTGCGCTCGTGCGCCCAAACCAGAGTTTCAATCAACTCTTGCCAATATCCACGCCAGCTAATCAGGAACATGAAGCCGGTTGCCCAAACCAGGTGTCCGAAGAGGAACATCCAAGACCAGACCGCCAGGTTGTTCATACCGTAGGGGTTGTACCCGTTAATTAGCTGAGCGGAGTACAGCCAGAGGTAATCGCGCAGCCAGCCCATGAGATAAGTTGAAGACTCATTAAACTGAGCTACGTTGCCTTGCCAAACACCTAGATGCTTCCAGTGCCAGTAGAAGGTCACCCAACCAATGGTATTGAGCATCCAGAACATGGCGAGGTAGAAGGAATCCCAAGCCGAGATGTCGCAGGTGCCGCCACGGCCGGGGCCGTCGCAAGGGAAAGCATAGCCGAAGTCTTTCTTGTCCGGCATGAGCTTAGAACCACGGGCATCCAACGCACCTTTGACCAGAATCAGGGTGGTGGTGTGCAGACCCAGTGCGATCGCATGGTGAACCAGGAAATCGCCAGGGCCAATTGTTAAGAACAGAGAGTTGGTGCCGCTGTTGATGGCATCCAGCCAGCCCGGTAACCAGACATTGCCATAGTTTGGCCATGCAGTGGTCGCGATGCTATCAGGATTGGACAACAGCAAGTCCATGCCGTACAGGGCTTTACCATGAGCGGCTTGGATGAACTGAGCAAACACCGGTTCAATCAGGATTTGCTTCTCAGGGGTTCCGAAAGCGACCACGGTATCGTTGTGGACGTACAGACCCAGAGTGTGGAAACCCAAGAACAGTGAAACCCAGCTCAAGTGAGAGATGATGGCTTCTTTGTGCCGTAGAACCCGATCCAAGACATTCCCTTTATTTAATTCAGGGTCATAGTCTCGTACCAGGAAAATCGCGCCGTGGGCAAACGCTCCCACCATGATGAAGCCAGCAATGTACTGGTGGTGGGTGTAGAGCGCCGCTTGGGTGGTGAAGTCCTTAGCCATGAAGGCATAAGGCGGGATCGAATACATGTGCTGCGCCACCAAGGAGGTGATGACACCCAGCGCTGCCAGAGCAAATGCTAGCTGGAAGTGCAAGGAGTTGTTCATCGTGTCATACAACCCTTGGTGAGGCAGGTTGAATTGACCTTCACTCTTGCCACCCACCAAACCAGCCTTGGAGTTGAGCATCTCTTTGATGCTGTGACCAATGCCGAAGTTGGTGCGGTACATGTGACCGGCCACGATGAAGATCACAGCGATCGCCAAGTGGTGATGCGCCATGTCAGTCAGCCACAGGGACTCGGTCTGGGGATGGAAACCACCCAAGAACGTCAGAATGGCTGTCCCTGCTCCTTGAGCCGTGCCAAATACATGACCCGTTGTATCAGGGTTCTGGGCATAAACGCCCCAGTTTCCGGTGAAAAACGGAGCCAAGCCTGCTGGGTGTGGCCTAACCGATAGGAAATTATCCCAACCCACGTGCTGTCCACGAGATTCGGGGATAGCAACGTGAATCAAGTGACCAGCCCAAGCCAGAGAACTAACACCAAACAGACCTGCTAGGTGATGGTTCAGGCGAGACTCAGCACTCTTGAACCAGGATAAGCTCGGACGGAACTTGGGCTGTAAGTGCAGCCAACCTGCGAACAGGAAGATTGCCGATAGTATCAACAGGAATATTGCACCTTGATACAAGTCGCCGTTCGTCCGAATTCCTTGGGTGTACCACCAGTAGTAAACACCGGAGTAGGAAATATCAACTGGGTTAGCCGCACCCGCTTGGGTGAAGGCTTCTACAGCAGGTGCGCCGAATTGAGGGTCCCAAATCGCGTGGGCGATGGGACGGATATTGAGCGGATCTTTAATCCACTGTTCAAAGTTACCTTGCCAGGCGACGTGGAACAGGAGGCCAGAAGTCCACAAGAAAATGATTGCAATGTGACCGAAGTG of the Allocoleopsis franciscana PCC 7113 genome contains:
- a CDS encoding GTP-binding protein; the encoded protein is MDTDEFDSAIASFEEIQEELNYKQAQDALRDIVSHLDLTPREQAGLELELEGLTTWLDKLEDSCIQIAAFGMVGRGKSSVLNALLGTPVFETGALHGVTRSSHTANWQLSQEAVGDNGQDILRVALPSSIGNSQVQLIDTPGIDEVDGETREALAHQVARQVDLILFMIAGDMTKVEFDALSQLRNVGKPMLLVFNKIDQYPEADRQEIYRKIRDERVKQLLSPEEIVMVAASPLVAQAVRRTDGSMNVQRRPGKPQVDELKLKILEILHREGKSLVALNSMLYADEVNERVVNRKMAIREESANQIIWKATITKAVAIALNPLTVVDVLTATIVDVVMILTLSRLYGISMTQQGALGLLQKIALGMGGIGASELLVSLGLGSLKSLLGLSAPATGGISLAPYVSVALTQAGVAGVSSYAIGQVTKTYLANGASWGPDGPKAVVSRILSSLDETSILNRIKEELEAKLDGQRWKMKTR
- the psaB gene encoding photosystem I core protein PsaB, producing the protein MATKFPKFSQDLAQDPTTRRIWYGIATAHDFESHDGMTEENLYQKIFASHFGHIAIIFLWTSGLLFHVAWQGNFEQWIKDPLNIRPIAHAIWDPQFGAPAVEAFTQAGAANPVDISYSGVYYWWYTQGIRTNGDLYQGAIFLLILSAIFLFAGWLHLQPKFRPSLSWFKSAESRLNHHLAGLFGVSSLAWAGHLIHVAIPESRGQHVGWDNFLSVRPHPAGLAPFFTGNWGVYAQNPDTTGHVFGTAQGAGTAILTFLGGFHPQTESLWLTDMAHHHLAIAVIFIVAGHMYRTNFGIGHSIKEMLNSKAGLVGGKSEGQFNLPHQGLYDTMNNSLHFQLAFALAALGVITSLVAQHMYSIPPYAFMAKDFTTQAALYTHHQYIAGFIMVGAFAHGAIFLVRDYDPELNKGNVLDRVLRHKEAIISHLSWVSLFLGFHTLGLYVHNDTVVAFGTPEKQILIEPVFAQFIQAAHGKALYGMDLLLSNPDSIATTAWPNYGNVWLPGWLDAINSGTNSLFLTIGPGDFLVHHAIALGLHTTTLILVKGALDARGSKLMPDKKDFGYAFPCDGPGRGGTCDISAWDSFYLAMFWMLNTIGWVTFYWHWKHLGVWQGNVAQFNESSTYLMGWLRDYLWLYSAQLINGYNPYGMNNLAVWSWMFLFGHLVWATGFMFLISWRGYWQELIETLVWAHERTPLANLIRWKDKPVALSIVQGRVVGLAHFTVGYILTYAAFVIASTAGKFG
- a CDS encoding HEAT repeat domain-containing protein, with translation MSQLQSNLIQLIDEVSWEIQNFESKRSHVVRYISLKNRYTQELFMEASLILSILALVGVGLTYWFLQEKIEKQKQRFRKRFEELEDRHESRILEIIESMQVNYQVQLKQATDELKQRFEARLQATINSLPENNQTQRIQKIDELEEVYQAQLQDTIDSLKENDENQPLEKSTENTLIDSEDNLDLPVVEPIIPEIQSVETSFVNNLQGDEPLEQEVVAPLTPEIQPTPLEIPSVSTSSANFELGQEISDPWSEETQQTPIETDVESISSAVFEPEPEIVELSIQETQPTPIETSPFSISSENIELEDEIRAQSNQEIQQEIDQALKEIIAVITPPTDAENTAQSVNPTTSKKTEDITEKVIAMGKSNQVAYIPQLTEYVSHSDSRIRELVASTLGNIAATQSQKSEVSRAIHLLGKLSRSPEPSVRQSAVEALGKIKNESVIPYLKQALRDANPNVVKLASTALNKFKFYPINQGTKPTKMPSRILKR